The following proteins are encoded in a genomic region of Actinomadura sp. NAK00032:
- a CDS encoding amidohydrolase family protein — MTVVDSQWHWYPTAFLDAHIGRMHGPRAVRTAEGYVYEVSPDEVWKYDRRFTDLDHQVEVLDGAGIDMAVVSVAAAGDVNDRERAEARDLCQLLNEELSRAQAAHPGRFAGLAHLPLKHPDLALDMLEDAVGRLGLRGIYLPGSIDGMSVADERLWPVYARAEELGLPLFLHPTRSFREPRVTPYKMEVTIGYMFDTSFASMSLIVGGVLDRHPRLKIVHPHLGGALPYLHGRIDVYRGKGWWPGLDRPFADYLRRMWFDTVCNQPESLSLLADLVGPSRLLFSSDYPYWSTRHGIDLVRKVIPDDQVAGVLGGNAIDLLSPAVGAECTPASPPVPD, encoded by the coding sequence ATGACCGTGGTCGACAGCCAGTGGCACTGGTACCCCACCGCGTTCCTCGACGCGCACATCGGAAGGATGCACGGCCCCCGCGCGGTACGGACCGCCGAGGGGTACGTCTATGAAGTCTCGCCCGACGAGGTCTGGAAGTACGACCGGCGGTTCACCGACCTCGACCACCAGGTCGAGGTGCTGGACGGGGCCGGGATCGACATGGCCGTCGTCAGCGTGGCGGCGGCGGGCGACGTCAACGACCGGGAGCGCGCGGAGGCGCGCGACCTGTGCCAGCTCCTCAATGAGGAACTGTCCCGGGCCCAGGCGGCCCATCCCGGGCGCTTCGCAGGGCTGGCGCACCTCCCGCTCAAGCATCCCGACCTGGCGCTCGACATGCTGGAGGACGCCGTCGGCCGGCTCGGCCTGCGCGGGATCTACCTGCCGGGCAGCATCGACGGGATGTCGGTCGCGGACGAGCGGCTGTGGCCGGTCTACGCGCGGGCGGAGGAACTCGGGCTCCCCCTGTTCCTGCATCCGACCCGCTCCTTCCGGGAACCGAGGGTCACGCCGTACAAGATGGAAGTGACGATCGGCTACATGTTCGACACGAGCTTCGCGTCGATGTCCCTCATCGTCGGCGGCGTACTCGACCGCCATCCACGGCTCAAGATCGTTCATCCGCACCTCGGGGGGGCGCTGCCGTATCTGCACGGCCGGATCGACGTCTACCGGGGCAAGGGATGGTGGCCCGGCCTGGACCGGCCGTTCGCGGACTACCTGCGCCGGATGTGGTTCGACACGGTCTGCAACCAGCCCGAGTCCCTCAGCCTGCTGGCGGATCTGGTGGGGCCTTCACGGCTGCTGTTCTCCAGCGACTACCCGTACTGGTCGACCCGGCACGGAATCGACCTGGTGCGGAAGGTCATACCGGACGACCAGGTAGCGGGGGTCCTCGGTGGCAACGCCATCGACCTGCTGTCTCCGGCGGTGGGGGCGGAGTGCACCCCCGCCTCGCCGCCGGTACCGGACTAG
- a CDS encoding leucyl aminopeptidase has product MYDQSLIHGLFRDQLTLCGVREGERVTVLSRGRERLDYADAFMYAARSLGATAFHLRLPHPLPDTGTWSVGATELAASPQAVEALKQSDMLVDLAFLLFSPEQFAIQAAGTRILTVVEPIELLARLAPSPALRERVEAAAGLLEKASTLRFTNEHGTDVTYRLGAYPTVPEYGYTDTPGRWDHWPAGFVFTGAADDGVDGRIVLGPGDVLLPQNQYVTSRVEFTIEKGFITDIRGGFDADLIRSYITSFDDPRGYGMSHIGWGLDERAHWHGLAQPSFPGGIGMELRSVYGNVMFSIGPNSELGGPNDTACHLDIPMRGCSLFLDEEPVVVDGDIAVPDLRAPSRR; this is encoded by the coding sequence ATGTACGACCAGAGTCTGATCCACGGACTGTTCCGTGACCAGCTGACACTGTGCGGCGTCCGCGAAGGCGAGCGGGTGACCGTACTGTCGCGGGGGCGTGAACGTCTCGACTACGCCGACGCCTTCATGTACGCGGCCAGGAGCCTCGGCGCCACCGCCTTCCACCTGCGCCTGCCGCACCCCCTCCCGGACACGGGAACCTGGTCGGTGGGAGCCACCGAACTCGCCGCGAGCCCGCAGGCGGTCGAGGCGCTGAAGCAGTCGGACATGCTCGTCGACCTGGCGTTCCTGCTCTTCTCACCCGAGCAGTTCGCCATCCAGGCGGCCGGCACCCGGATCCTCACGGTCGTCGAGCCGATCGAACTGCTCGCGCGCCTGGCCCCCAGCCCGGCACTGCGCGAGCGGGTCGAGGCCGCCGCCGGGCTGCTGGAGAAGGCGTCGACGCTGCGCTTCACCAACGAGCACGGCACCGACGTGACCTACCGGCTCGGCGCGTACCCGACCGTCCCCGAATACGGCTACACCGACACTCCGGGACGGTGGGACCACTGGCCGGCGGGCTTCGTGTTCACCGGGGCCGCGGACGACGGCGTCGACGGCCGGATCGTGCTCGGCCCCGGTGACGTGCTCCTCCCGCAGAACCAGTACGTGACCAGCCGCGTCGAGTTCACGATCGAGAAGGGCTTCATCACCGACATACGCGGAGGGTTCGACGCGGACCTGATCCGCTCCTACATCACCTCGTTCGACGATCCGCGCGGCTACGGCATGTCCCACATCGGGTGGGGGCTCGACGAACGCGCGCACTGGCACGGGCTCGCGCAGCCGTCGTTCCCCGGCGGGATAGGGATGGAGCTGCGCTCCGTCTACGGCAACGTCATGTTCTCGATCGGCCCGAACAGCGAGCTGGGCGGTCCCAACGACACCGCCTGCCACCTCGACATCCCCATGCGCGGGTGCAGCCTGTTCCTCGATGAGGAGCCGGTCGTCGTCGACGGCGACATCGCGGTCCCGGACCTGCGGGCGCCGTCCCGCCGGTGA
- a CDS encoding alpha/beta fold hydrolase, protein MASDEEPGRYRPADPAVTREGAAVREPSGDSLPVDAGGLRLRVLRYGGGGAPPLLVLPGITTTAHAAEFIALALTDRYTVHVPDLRGRGRSGRARAGHYTLGHHVDDVAAIVASLELDAPTLLGHSFGARIAAAYAVRHPGRHGRIVLVDPPLSGPGRRPYPTTREDFLAQLGEARRGTRPAELIQARYPRWPRREVAIRARELPTCDPAAVLETLEGFHRDDFHDLWRRLPPPAVLVRGEASPVVTAADAAELARANPALPVISVPDAGHMVPWDNPDGFWAALRDHL, encoded by the coding sequence ATGGCATCGGATGAAGAGCCCGGCCGGTACCGACCGGCGGATCCCGCGGTGACGCGGGAGGGAGCCGCCGTGCGGGAGCCGAGCGGGGACAGCCTGCCGGTGGACGCCGGCGGCCTCCGGCTGCGGGTGCTCCGCTACGGCGGCGGAGGCGCCCCTCCGCTGCTGGTGCTGCCTGGGATCACCACCACGGCGCACGCGGCGGAGTTCATCGCCCTCGCTCTCACCGACCGGTACACGGTCCACGTACCGGACCTGCGCGGCCGCGGCAGATCGGGGCGAGCCCGTGCGGGCCACTACACGCTCGGCCACCACGTGGACGACGTCGCCGCCATCGTCGCATCCCTGGAGCTGGACGCGCCGACGCTCCTCGGCCATTCGTTCGGCGCGCGCATAGCGGCGGCGTACGCGGTACGCCACCCCGGGCGGCACGGCCGGATCGTCCTGGTCGACCCGCCGCTGTCGGGCCCGGGCCGGCGGCCCTACCCGACCACCCGGGAGGACTTCCTCGCACAGCTCGGCGAGGCCCGCCGGGGAACGCGCCCCGCCGAGCTGATCCAGGCGCGCTACCCCCGCTGGCCGCGGCGCGAGGTCGCCATCAGGGCACGGGAACTGCCGACCTGCGACCCCGCGGCCGTCCTGGAAACGCTCGAGGGCTTCCACCGCGACGACTTCCACGATCTCTGGCGCCGACTGCCCCCACCGGCCGTCCTGGTGCGCGGCGAGGCGAGCCCGGTCGTCACCGCGGCCGACGCCGCCGAGCTCGCACGCGCCAACCCCGCACTCCCGGTGATCTCCGTTCCGGACGCGGGCCACATGGTGCCGTGGGACAACCCGGACGGGTTCTGGGCCGCCCTCCGGGACCACCTCTGA
- a CDS encoding GntR family transcriptional regulator, whose translation MSAEIGLPQRADGRRLVVDIHAHVRRLILDGTLPPGSTLAQAELARTLGVSRTPLREAFRMLQEEGLIETAPNQRARVSDIDVAYVDQVYGARILLESLGIALTMPELDAERLSEMRAHLERMGTLAEAGDWRSWREAHHDFHAVHSARVGGQVRQIMSSLAEHCQRYITQNRVLEAQTLDVAHNEHTRLLEALESGDQSAAVESIARHLARTVLTTMAHTAPEYEPVGVRTALRMVLGTSPGQGDL comes from the coding sequence ATGAGCGCTGAAATCGGGTTGCCGCAGCGGGCCGACGGCCGCCGGCTGGTCGTCGACATCCACGCCCACGTCCGCCGGCTGATCCTCGACGGGACGCTGCCGCCGGGGTCGACCCTGGCCCAGGCCGAACTGGCGAGGACGCTCGGAGTCAGCCGCACGCCGCTGCGGGAGGCCTTCCGGATGCTGCAAGAGGAGGGGCTAATCGAGACCGCGCCCAACCAGCGCGCGCGCGTCAGCGACATCGACGTCGCCTACGTCGATCAGGTCTACGGCGCGCGGATCCTCCTGGAGTCCCTCGGCATCGCGCTCACCATGCCCGAGCTGGACGCGGAGCGCCTCTCGGAGATGAGGGCGCACCTGGAGCGGATGGGGACGCTGGCCGAGGCCGGCGACTGGAGGTCGTGGCGGGAGGCGCACCATGACTTCCATGCGGTGCACAGCGCGCGCGTCGGCGGTCAGGTGCGGCAGATCATGTCGAGCCTGGCGGAGCACTGCCAGCGGTACATCACGCAGAACCGGGTCCTCGAGGCGCAGACCCTGGACGTCGCGCACAACGAGCACACGAGGCTGCTGGAGGCGCTGGAGAGCGGCGACCAGTCCGCGGCCGTCGAGTCGATAGCCAGGCATCTCGCGAGGACCGTCCTGACGACCATGGCGCACACCGCGCCCGAGTACGAGCCGGTCGGCGTCCGGACGGCGCTGCGCATGGTGCTGGGCACTTCGCCAGGTCAAGGCGACCTGTAA
- a CDS encoding isochorismatase family protein — protein sequence MLEATYSEAGFGRPVRRGRRPAVVVVDFSEGFTDPSFPTGADMSAEVEACAVLMASARERGLPRVFTTIAYDGPQDATAWWDKAPGLRAFTAGSPAVRLDGRLGRRADEALVVKRGPSAFHGTDLAGRLTRDRADTVIVCGATTSGCVRATVVDAVQLGYPVLVPRECVADRARGPHEASLFDMDQKYADVITLAEALAYLTGIPAAG from the coding sequence ATGCTGGAAGCCACCTACAGCGAGGCCGGGTTCGGGCGGCCCGTGCGCCGCGGCCGCCGCCCGGCCGTAGTCGTCGTCGACTTCAGCGAGGGATTCACCGATCCGTCGTTCCCCACCGGGGCCGACATGTCGGCCGAGGTCGAGGCGTGCGCCGTGCTGATGGCCTCGGCGCGGGAACGGGGGCTCCCCCGCGTCTTCACCACGATCGCCTACGACGGCCCGCAGGACGCCACCGCGTGGTGGGACAAGGCGCCCGGTCTGCGCGCGTTCACGGCGGGGTCCCCGGCCGTCCGGCTGGACGGACGCCTGGGCCGGCGGGCCGACGAGGCCCTCGTGGTCAAGAGGGGGCCGTCGGCGTTCCACGGCACGGACCTGGCAGGCCGCCTCACCCGCGACCGCGCCGACACGGTGATCGTGTGCGGGGCGACCACGAGCGGGTGCGTGCGCGCGACCGTCGTCGACGCCGTGCAGCTCGGGTACCCGGTCCTCGTGCCGCGGGAGTGCGTGGCGGACCGGGCCCGGGGGCCGCACGAGGCGAGCCTGTTCGACATGGACCAGAAGTACGCCGACGTCATCACCCTCGCCGAAGCGCTCGCCTACCTGACGGGCATCCCGGCCGCCGGTTGA
- a CDS encoding ABC transporter substrate-binding protein: MLLTISACGIGQGATDADGRCGTFTLGALDDDSHRAAYYAIEKGRVQSEVIGKLKIDYLQIPALIQATASGQYDVVGTSLPGVVNAREKGGVDLRIVGLIQAQTGGGTKTFVPAGSGIRSGRDLKGKTVGVSGFGSSVMMSTQIVYTKKYGLDAKAEGGDIKYVELDPQTMYSALKKGDIDAAVMFHQTGWRASNDPGLRVVADIDNDFREVSGAWLVGAAYVVPGDLLKKKAKCVAEFQRMIGESVAYAEKNVSELAPEISKQTGVEVKFIEYWWDQKSYRFGGGTDPEWIDWAGKFYRLAHEGGYLPKNPDLGEIVVKGGTGE; this comes from the coding sequence ATGCTGCTGACGATCTCGGCGTGCGGCATCGGGCAGGGCGCGACGGACGCCGACGGACGCTGCGGCACCTTCACCCTCGGCGCGCTCGACGACGACTCGCACCGCGCGGCCTACTACGCGATCGAGAAGGGCCGCGTGCAGTCCGAGGTGATCGGCAAGCTGAAGATCGACTACCTGCAGATCCCGGCGCTCATCCAGGCGACCGCCTCGGGGCAGTACGACGTGGTCGGCACCTCGCTGCCGGGGGTGGTCAACGCGCGCGAGAAGGGCGGCGTCGACCTGCGCATCGTCGGCCTCATCCAGGCGCAGACCGGCGGTGGGACCAAGACCTTCGTCCCCGCCGGATCCGGCATCCGGAGCGGACGCGACCTGAAGGGGAAGACGGTCGGCGTCAGCGGATTCGGGTCGAGCGTGATGATGTCGACACAGATCGTCTACACGAAGAAGTACGGCCTGGACGCCAAGGCCGAGGGCGGTGACATCAAGTACGTCGAACTGGATCCGCAGACGATGTACAGCGCCCTCAAGAAGGGCGACATCGACGCCGCCGTCATGTTCCACCAGACGGGCTGGCGGGCGAGCAACGACCCCGGCCTCCGCGTCGTGGCCGACATCGACAACGACTTCCGCGAGGTCAGCGGGGCATGGCTGGTGGGCGCCGCCTATGTCGTGCCCGGTGACCTGCTCAAGAAGAAGGCGAAGTGCGTCGCCGAGTTCCAGCGCATGATCGGCGAGTCGGTCGCCTACGCGGAGAAGAACGTGAGCGAACTGGCGCCGGAGATCAGCAAGCAGACCGGCGTCGAGGTCAAGTTCATCGAGTACTGGTGGGACCAGAAGTCCTATCGGTTCGGGGGCGGCACCGACCCTGAGTGGATCGACTGGGCGGGCAAGTTCTACCGGCTCGCGCACGAGGGCGGGTACCTGCCGAAGAACCCGGATCTCGGCGAGATCGTGGTCAAGGGCGGCACCGGTGAGTGA
- a CDS encoding ABC transporter permease, giving the protein MSEHGTGAMVLDEQGGTGRATRDRDPGPGVGTARHGRGRILARLLADGVPLLLLAAWFWYSANVSAAELPNPVDVGRESIDLLIGEGAVHTWTSMGRIVLAVLLATCIGSLLVFLAGVAPVTELLIGKRVLPFFNSVPALGWAILGVIWFGVGDFSVVFVVTAITIPFCLVNLWEGKRALDPGLLEMGRSFTRSRVRILFSIELPLLVPYIFAAARLSFSVGWKVALIAEFFGSQTGLGLVMNRARQSFDSPTVFATIVVVLVIVSVVERLLFDPLAHWFAKRTGTAVAR; this is encoded by the coding sequence GTGAGTGAGCACGGAACGGGCGCCATGGTCCTGGACGAGCAGGGCGGCACCGGACGCGCAACGCGGGACCGCGATCCCGGCCCCGGCGTCGGAACGGCGCGGCACGGCCGCGGCAGGATCCTCGCCCGCCTGCTGGCCGACGGTGTGCCGCTACTGCTGCTCGCGGCGTGGTTCTGGTATTCGGCGAACGTCTCCGCGGCCGAACTGCCGAACCCCGTCGATGTCGGCCGGGAGAGCATCGACCTGCTGATCGGCGAGGGCGCGGTGCACACCTGGACCTCGATGGGCCGGATCGTGCTGGCGGTGCTGCTGGCGACGTGCATCGGCAGCCTGCTCGTCTTCCTGGCCGGCGTCGCACCGGTCACCGAACTGCTGATCGGCAAGCGTGTACTGCCGTTCTTCAACAGCGTCCCGGCCCTCGGCTGGGCGATCCTCGGCGTCATCTGGTTCGGTGTCGGGGACTTCTCGGTGGTCTTCGTGGTGACCGCGATCACGATCCCCTTCTGCCTGGTCAACCTGTGGGAGGGCAAACGCGCGCTCGATCCCGGACTGCTGGAGATGGGCCGCAGCTTCACCCGGTCGCGGGTCCGTATCCTCTTCTCGATCGAACTGCCGCTGCTGGTGCCCTACATCTTCGCCGCGGCCCGCCTCTCCTTCTCGGTGGGGTGGAAGGTCGCGCTCATCGCCGAGTTCTTCGGCTCGCAGACCGGGCTGGGACTCGTCATGAACCGGGCACGGCAGTCCTTCGACTCGCCGACGGTCTTCGCCACGATCGTCGTGGTCCTCGTGATCGTCAGCGTGGTGGAACGGCTCCTCTTCGACCCCCTGGCACATTGGTTCGCCAAGCGGACCGGGACGGCGGTGGCACGGTGA
- a CDS encoding ABC transporter ATP-binding protein, with translation MDIRNLEVRFGDEVVIDGIDLGIRDGELVTLLGPSGCGKSTMLRILGGLAGHHGGSVTVDGRPAAQSWDRLAYVFQAARLAPWRTALDNVVLGMKLRGVEGSRREIRERARGFLETVGIGALADRPAHALSGGEQQRVSIARALSVEPSVLMMDEPFSALDVQTRRRLRQEIVSLWQRTSLTIVLVTHDIEEALVVGSRVVVCSPKPTGILADIDVDMPYPRDPTTAEFGEHRERIADLFGSEEPAGGRTGTKVR, from the coding sequence ATGGACATCCGGAACCTGGAGGTCCGGTTCGGTGACGAGGTGGTCATCGACGGCATCGATCTCGGGATCCGCGACGGTGAACTGGTCACGCTGCTCGGGCCGAGCGGCTGCGGCAAGTCGACGATGCTGCGCATTCTCGGCGGACTGGCTGGCCACCACGGCGGCAGTGTCACTGTGGACGGCCGTCCGGCGGCGCAGTCATGGGACCGGCTCGCGTACGTGTTCCAGGCCGCTCGCCTGGCGCCGTGGCGAACCGCGCTGGACAACGTGGTCCTCGGCATGAAGCTGCGAGGAGTCGAAGGCTCGAGGCGCGAGATCCGGGAACGCGCCCGCGGCTTCCTGGAAACGGTGGGCATCGGCGCCCTGGCGGACCGCCCCGCGCACGCGCTCTCCGGCGGGGAGCAGCAACGGGTCTCGATCGCCCGGGCGCTGTCGGTGGAACCGAGCGTGCTGATGATGGACGAGCCGTTCAGCGCGCTCGACGTGCAGACGCGGCGGCGCCTCCGGCAGGAGATCGTGTCGCTCTGGCAGCGCACCTCGCTCACCATCGTGCTGGTCACCCACGACATCGAGGAGGCCCTCGTCGTGGGCAGCCGCGTCGTCGTCTGCTCCCCCAAGCCGACGGGGATCCTCGCGGACATCGACGTGGACATGCCCTATCCCCGGGACCCCACGACCGCCGAGTTCGGAGAGCACCGCGAGCGCATAGCCGATCTGTTCGGCTCCGAAGAACCGGCGGGCGGCCGGACCGGGACGAAAGTCCGCTGA
- a CDS encoding fumarylacetoacetate hydrolase family protein — MSADIQSSDGPAFRLGTAIHGGGRTVVVESRGSLYDLAELVPAAPPASSVLDLIESGWDAVLDGIAEVLAGGTAARPLDEGSLRWQAPVMHPRKLICIGTNYKDHIREMGFSLEALSAHPYSFLAPPTTTLVGTGQQVAVPAIAERIDWEAEVALVIGRPARNVTAADAPGYVAGFAVLNDLSARDWSGPNAPAVGIDWVMTKAHDGFKPMAPFVTPARFIAAPEKLWVRSWVNGRLKQDGSTSDMLFDFWQIIEHLSRILTLEPGDVIATGTPAGVGHGRRPPEYLTAGDHVAVEVESLGRVETTLVGQDGAPSAALTGSAALTGTAVPDGRP; from the coding sequence ATGAGTGCGGACATCCAGTCCTCGGACGGGCCGGCGTTCCGTCTCGGGACGGCGATCCACGGCGGCGGGCGGACGGTGGTCGTGGAGTCGCGGGGCTCGCTGTACGACCTGGCGGAACTGGTGCCGGCGGCCCCGCCCGCGAGTTCCGTCCTGGATCTGATCGAAAGCGGCTGGGACGCCGTCCTGGACGGGATCGCCGAGGTCCTGGCCGGCGGTACGGCGGCGAGACCGCTGGACGAAGGCTCGCTGCGCTGGCAGGCGCCGGTGATGCACCCGCGGAAGCTGATCTGCATCGGCACCAACTACAAGGACCACATCCGGGAGATGGGGTTCAGCCTCGAGGCGCTGTCCGCCCATCCCTACAGCTTCCTGGCCCCGCCGACCACGACGCTGGTGGGGACGGGACAGCAGGTCGCCGTCCCCGCGATCGCCGAACGGATCGACTGGGAGGCCGAGGTCGCCCTCGTCATCGGACGCCCCGCCCGCAATGTGACGGCCGCCGACGCCCCCGGATACGTGGCGGGGTTCGCGGTGCTCAACGACCTGTCCGCGCGGGACTGGAGCGGGCCGAACGCGCCCGCGGTCGGTATCGACTGGGTCATGACCAAGGCGCACGACGGGTTCAAGCCGATGGCGCCGTTCGTCACGCCGGCACGCTTCATCGCCGCACCGGAGAAGTTGTGGGTGCGGTCGTGGGTGAACGGCCGGCTGAAGCAGGACGGCTCCACCAGCGACATGCTGTTCGACTTCTGGCAGATCATCGAGCACCTGTCCCGCATTCTGACTCTGGAGCCGGGCGACGTCATCGCCACCGGCACTCCGGCGGGCGTCGGTCATGGCCGCCGCCCGCCCGAGTACCTCACCGCCGGCGACCACGTCGCCGTCGAGGTCGAGTCGCTGGGGCGGGTGGAGACGACGCTGGTCGGGCAGGACGGCGCTCCGTCCGCCGCGCTCACCGGGTCCGCCGCGCTCACCGGGACCGCCGTGCCGGACGGCCGGCCGTGA
- a CDS encoding zinc-binding dehydrogenase, with protein sequence MTGREMMRAAVLERHGEPDGSYVRSWPRPVPGPGEVLVAVRTVTTASFDVQARRRPITELPRILGQDPAGVVAETGGGATRFRVGDRVTVGGFQPCGSCEPCREGRPFCDRHEVLGIQRDGGQAEYVTVPEDLVVPIPDGIGFAEASIMAITYPVAWNLISVNGEVRPGDRVLVMAAAGGLGLACVQVARSLGAHVVAAVGARWKADRLRELLGIDSVVDYSRPDWTEDVHRITGRAGVDLVADNISDPALFEDTLRLLAAGGRLVTCGAHGGGVVSVDIRRLYLNRQSIIGVNIPGRDVVTAVWRNIERGRLPAPPLVEEFTLDDLPDVHRLIAARKTIGRTLIRVSENGPAGGFHPNDHDTQES encoded by the coding sequence GTGACGGGTCGGGAGATGATGCGGGCGGCCGTCCTGGAAAGGCACGGCGAGCCGGACGGGTCGTACGTCCGCTCTTGGCCGCGGCCGGTGCCGGGCCCCGGCGAAGTGCTGGTCGCGGTCCGCACCGTCACCACGGCGTCCTTCGACGTGCAGGCGCGCAGGCGGCCGATCACGGAACTGCCGAGGATCCTCGGGCAGGACCCCGCCGGGGTGGTCGCAGAGACCGGGGGCGGGGCGACCCGTTTCCGCGTCGGCGACCGCGTCACCGTCGGCGGCTTCCAGCCGTGCGGTTCGTGCGAGCCCTGCCGCGAAGGACGTCCGTTCTGCGACCGGCACGAAGTGCTCGGCATACAGCGCGACGGCGGCCAGGCCGAGTACGTCACGGTGCCCGAAGACCTCGTGGTGCCCATTCCGGACGGCATCGGGTTCGCCGAGGCGTCCATCATGGCCATCACCTACCCGGTCGCCTGGAACCTGATCAGCGTCAACGGAGAGGTCCGCCCCGGCGACCGCGTACTGGTCATGGCCGCGGCCGGCGGTCTCGGCCTGGCCTGCGTCCAAGTCGCCCGCTCACTGGGCGCGCACGTCGTCGCGGCGGTCGGCGCGCGGTGGAAGGCCGATCGGCTCCGGGAACTCCTCGGCATCGACTCGGTCGTCGACTACTCGCGGCCGGACTGGACCGAAGACGTACACCGGATCACCGGGAGGGCCGGAGTCGACCTCGTCGCGGACAACATCTCCGACCCCGCGCTGTTCGAGGACACGCTGCGGCTGCTGGCGGCCGGCGGCCGCCTCGTCACCTGCGGGGCGCACGGCGGGGGAGTCGTCAGCGTCGACATCCGCCGGCTGTACCTCAACCGCCAGTCGATCATCGGGGTGAACATCCCCGGCCGGGACGTCGTGACCGCGGTCTGGCGGAACATCGAGCGGGGACGGCTGCCGGCGCCCCCGCTCGTCGAGGAGTTCACGCTCGACGACCTTCCGGACGTGCACCGCCTGATCGCCGCCCGGAAGACCATCGGGCGCACGCTCATCAGGGTGAGCGAGAACGGCCCGGCGGGCGGCTTCCATCCGAACGACCATGACACCCAGGAGTCCTAG
- a CDS encoding VOC family protein, giving the protein MPTPLPLEQRSTPRVSPITHTRYLAIGVPDYHKSVDFYGSTWGLRPVVDDTGVTFFAAEGSEEQFVLRVRAAEQRRLDLMALAVSTPAEVDRLAESLARAGVRLDLTPASLTAPGGGYGFRFFDPDGRLVEISCEVATREARVIEEREDIPSKLSHVVFNTGDLARTIAFYERHLGFRISDWVEDRMVFMRCGRDHHTLGFAAAAHASLNHVSFEMRGIEEYMRGTGRLTRAGFPVLWGPGRHGPGDNTFSYFRSPDGNVVEYTTALLQVDESTWVPCRWDGGGEEADQWGTAGPIDEFIPVAVGDPDPGLWTPPPF; this is encoded by the coding sequence GTGCCCACTCCGCTGCCGCTCGAACAGCGGTCCACCCCCCGCGTGTCGCCGATCACGCACACGAGATACCTCGCCATCGGCGTCCCCGACTACCACAAGTCCGTCGACTTCTACGGCTCGACCTGGGGTCTGCGGCCCGTCGTGGACGACACCGGGGTGACCTTCTTCGCCGCCGAGGGCAGCGAGGAGCAGTTCGTGCTCCGTGTGCGCGCGGCCGAGCAGCGGCGCCTCGACCTGATGGCGCTCGCCGTCTCCACACCGGCCGAGGTCGACCGGCTGGCCGAGTCCCTCGCGCGGGCCGGAGTGCGGCTCGACCTCACGCCGGCGTCGCTGACGGCTCCGGGCGGGGGTTACGGGTTCCGGTTCTTCGACCCTGACGGCCGCCTCGTCGAGATCTCCTGCGAGGTCGCGACCCGCGAGGCACGGGTGATCGAGGAGCGCGAGGACATCCCGAGCAAGCTCAGCCATGTGGTGTTCAACACCGGGGACCTGGCGCGGACGATCGCCTTCTACGAACGCCATCTGGGCTTCCGGATCTCCGACTGGGTGGAGGACCGGATGGTCTTCATGCGCTGCGGGCGCGACCACCACACGCTGGGGTTCGCGGCCGCCGCCCACGCCTCCCTCAACCATGTCTCGTTCGAGATGCGCGGCATCGAGGAGTACATGCGGGGGACCGGACGGCTGACCAGGGCCGGGTTCCCCGTGCTCTGGGGTCCCGGGCGGCACGGGCCCGGCGATAACACCTTCTCCTACTTCCGCTCGCCGGACGGCAACGTGGTCGAGTACACCACCGCGCTCCTGCAGGTCGACGAGAGCACCTGGGTGCCCTGCCGGTGGGACGGCGGCGGCGAGGAGGCCGACCAGTGGGGGACGGCGGGTCCCATCGACGAGTTCATCCCGGTCGCGGTCGGGGACCCCGACCCGGGCCTATGGACACCGCCTCCGTTCTGA